The following proteins come from a genomic window of Meles meles chromosome 1, mMelMel3.1 paternal haplotype, whole genome shotgun sequence:
- the LOC123942302 gene encoding C-Myc-binding protein, whose product MSSAAQSPPATVSGASYAAAAVTMAHYKAADSKREQFRRYLEKSGVLDTLTKVLVALYEEPEKPNSALDFLKHHLGAATPENPEIELLRLELAEMKEKYEAIVEENKKLKTKLAQYEPPQEEKRAE is encoded by the exons ATGAGCAGTGCGGCTCAGAGCCCGCCAGCCACGGTCTCGGGCGCCAGCTACGCCGCTGCCGCTGTCACTATGGCCCATTACAAA GCCGCCGACTCGAAGCGCGAGCAGTTCCGGAGGTACTTGGAGAAGTCGGGGGTGCTGGACACGCTGACCAAGG TATTGGTAGCCTTATATGAAGAACCAGAGAAACCTAATAGTGCTTTGGA TTTTTTAAAGCATCACTTAGGAGCTGCCACtccagaaaatccagaaatagagCTGCTTCGCCTAGAACTggcagaaatgaaagagaaatatgaagctattgtagaagaaaataaaaaactgaaaacaaag CTTGCTCAGTATGAACCACCTCAGGAGGAGAAGCGTGCTGAATAG